In the genome of Triticum urartu cultivar G1812 chromosome 5, Tu2.1, whole genome shotgun sequence, one region contains:
- the LOC125505990 gene encoding transcription factor bHLH113-like: MVKEEEVMAEAGGGGGGGRGYMDMLGLGEEAMADYFLCLSPSSSAAVSTTTSASASTHAAASPTCASYLQPPPAAPYHHVLSFGGRAEQQYHGGGDVFGFQYYYYGAGGPAVPVAAPQKSSPTTDCSSSISSMSSSPTATAASGISTSKPQPTKKRGSRSSSDQRKAAPPAAFSNKRPRARKERLGERILALQQLVSPFGKTDTASVLHEALGYIRFLHDQVQVLSSPYMQRLPPPPSPAPLPEEPRAPNDLRSRGLCLVPVSCTDHVAGGNANGADVWSSVPAMGMPATAEEEYAVAAGMLRGDRDHHPRQLA, translated from the exons ATGGTGAAGGAAGAGGAGGTCATGGCGGAGGCCGGAGGAGGTGGGGGAGGAGGGAGGGGGTACATGGACATGCTCGGCCTCGGGGAGGAGGCCATGGCCGACTACTTCCTCTGCCTCTCGCcgtcctcctccgccgccgtctcCACCACCACCAGCGCCAGCGCCAGCACTCATGCGGCCGCTTCTCCCACCTGCGCCTCCTACCTGCAGCCTCCTCCGGCGGCGCCGTACCACCACGTCCTCAGCTTCGGCGGCCGGGCGGAGCAGCAGTACCACGGAGGCGGCGACGTCTTCGGGTTCCAGTACTACTACTACGGCGCCGGCGGTCCCGCGGTCCCGGTGGCCGCCCCGCAGAAGTCCAGCCCGACCACCgactgctcctcctccatctcctccatgtcgtcctcgcccaccgccaccgccgcctcgggCATCTCCACCTCCAAGCCACAGCCGACCAAG AAGAGAGGATCAAGAAGCAGCAGCGATCAGAGAAAGGCTGCTCCACCCGCCGCTTTCTCAAACAAGAGGCCCAGG GCGAGGAAGGAGCGGCTCGGGGAGAGGATCCTGGCGCTGCAGCAGCTGGTTTCTCCGTTCGGGAAG ACCGACACGGCCTCCGTCCTGCACGAGGCGCTCGGCTACATACGCTTCCTACACGACCAGGTTCAG GTCCTCAGCTCGCCGTACATGCAGCGCCTGCCACCGCCACCTTCCCCCGCCCCGCTCCCG GAGGAGCCGCGGGCGCCGAACGACCTGAGGAGCCGGGGGCTGTGCCTCGTGCCGGTCTCCTGCACCGACCACGTCGCCGGCGGCAATGCCAACGGCGCCGACGTCTGGTCGTCGGTGCCGGCGATGGGCATGCCGGCCACGGCGGAGGAGGAGTACGCGGTCGCTGCTGGGATGCTTCGCGGGGATAGGGATCATCATCCTAGGCAGCTGGCCTAG